One Natronolimnobius sp. AArcel1 genomic region harbors:
- a CDS encoding AbrB/MazE/SpoVT family DNA-binding domain-containing protein — MVTVDSKGRVVLPQEVRKRLGITPGAEVEIHEEDGKVVVEPEDDPEQIIERMENLVAEATADRTETTPLGEGVEPVAQTHRAAVRKGATKDRDE; from the coding sequence ATGGTCACCGTGGATTCAAAAGGACGGGTCGTCCTCCCGCAGGAGGTCCGAAAGCGACTCGGGATTACTCCTGGAGCGGAAGTGGAGATTCATGAAGAAGACGGAAAAGTTGTCGTTGAACCGGAAGATGACCCTGAACAGATTATCGAACGCATGGAGAATCTTGTTGCGGAAGCGACAGCAGACCGAACAGAGACGACCCCGCTTGGCGAAGGCGTTGAGCCAGTTGCCCAGACGCACCGAGCAGCTGTTCGAAAGGGCGCAACAAAAGATCGCGATGAGTGA
- a CDS encoding VanZ family protein, which yields MVNWLVTNRKHGVHPNTVSIRLPLVPWPLRWLPAGAVGALICYWSLVTAPPALQPLEPTATLTTSGVASVPGSYQRHAVAYAALTLALAYAIADRNAPAVRKALLVFSLATGYGALMEFGQFFLPERTASMIDIAINAVGSALALSWYHLEQRVQFVPVGRTLRSP from the coding sequence GTGGTCAACTGGCTCGTTACTAACCGGAAACACGGTGTCCACCCGAATACGGTGTCGATTCGCCTTCCCTTGGTCCCGTGGCCGCTTCGATGGCTTCCTGCAGGGGCCGTCGGCGCGCTCATTTGCTACTGGTCGCTGGTCACCGCACCGCCAGCACTGCAGCCACTCGAGCCGACAGCCACGCTCACAACAAGCGGCGTTGCCAGCGTTCCAGGCTCGTATCAGCGCCACGCAGTCGCGTATGCAGCGTTAACACTCGCGCTCGCGTACGCCATTGCGGACCGAAACGCACCCGCGGTCCGGAAGGCGCTTCTCGTCTTCTCACTCGCAACAGGGTACGGTGCGCTGATGGAGTTCGGACAGTTCTTCCTGCCGGAACGAACCGCCTCTATGATCGATATCGCAATCAACGCCGTCGGCTCGGCACTGGCGCTGTCGTGGTATCATCTCGAGCAGCGAGTGCAGTTCGTCCCCGTTGGACGGACGCTGCGCTCACCGTAA
- a CDS encoding DUF4330 domain-containing protein has translation MELIDENGNLLGVVNVIDALVVLLVLAIGVAGIAVVTMGAPGPGDTESATETETQHVTLEADSQPDYVVERLEPGTEGTVAGDQNATVTDVQTIQSETLLRLEIEGEPVEDLDTINVGDEPVQFNRDLTVDFGLYAVNGSVSELGTEPTLNMERTSATVSLSLTEVDPTLGDALEAGPTATEGGDTVVTVTDVEREPSLLVLESDDGELHEHEHPRYEDLQVALEVEALETDDGLYYQGQRLGVGQDLALEFETLAATGTITQVESE, from the coding sequence ATGGAACTAATCGACGAAAACGGGAACCTCTTGGGTGTGGTCAACGTCATCGACGCGCTGGTGGTCTTACTCGTCCTCGCTATCGGCGTCGCCGGCATCGCTGTCGTCACGATGGGTGCCCCTGGACCGGGAGACACCGAATCGGCCACGGAAACCGAAACCCAACACGTCACTCTCGAGGCAGATTCCCAGCCAGACTACGTCGTAGAGCGCCTCGAGCCGGGTACCGAAGGCACTGTCGCAGGTGATCAGAACGCGACAGTGACTGATGTCCAGACGATACAGTCTGAAACCCTCCTTCGCCTCGAAATCGAAGGCGAACCCGTAGAGGACCTCGACACCATCAACGTCGGCGATGAACCGGTCCAGTTCAATCGCGATTTGACCGTTGATTTCGGACTGTACGCCGTCAATGGCTCCGTTTCCGAGTTGGGAACTGAGCCAACGCTCAACATGGAACGCACGAGCGCCACTGTTTCGCTGTCGCTCACCGAGGTTGACCCGACCCTTGGAGACGCCCTCGAGGCCGGACCAACCGCAACTGAAGGTGGTGACACGGTTGTCACAGTCACAGACGTCGAGCGCGAGCCTTCGCTGCTCGTCCTCGAGAGCGACGACGGCGAACTCCACGAACACGAGCATCCGCGCTATGAGGACCTTCAGGTAGCACTCGAGGTTGAAGCGCTCGAAACCGACGACGGCCTCTACTATCAGGGTCAGCGCCTCGGTGTGGGCCAGGATCTCGCACTCGAGTTCGAGACGCTTGCTGCGACCGGGACTATCACGCAGGTCGAGAGCGAGTGA